CACACTTAACTTGCCCACTGCCCAGATTGGCACCATATCAGCAGGAATTACCTACGTAACGGACCAACTGTGGCCAACCCATGGTAATTCATATCACCTGGCAGTGGCAGTGGGAGGACCTTCCCTGAAAAGGATATTTGCCACTGGTGGTGGAAGCCAAGCCGAATTCCCCCCACTCTGGCCATCTTGAGTGTTCCCATCACCCTGCTGCTGGTTTCTCTTACCCTTCTTCAGTCTCGCTCTCACATTTCCTCCGACAAAGAAACCCAGTGTTAACGCCGTGAGCAATCCAATTGTAATAGCTAGTGGCCTCACAACCCAGTGAAAATCCTCGGCATGTTGGTACTTCTCCACTATCCCAGGACAACTATCAAACGAAACTCTCTCCACTTGAGATGGATCCGCAAAGTAGCTACTGGATACATCTCCAGGCAATCTGCCAGGAAACCTTACAACGAGACACCCATTTGGAAGTATACGCGAAATCTTGCCAGTGGCCCATGCTCCTCCCCTTTTCTGAGGCCAATCAAACCGAGGAGTCAAGATATTTTCCTTTACCCTCACGAATTGTCCTACATAATAAGCTTCTGCCATCTGAAGCTCAGAAATATGACCTTTCCGGAGGGTCTCTAGTCCAAGAAATCCCACAGCTACAGTTCCATTTCGCTGTATAGAGTGTAAAATTCCCACAGAGGAGTGGTGGTTGTTTTCTTCAATCATGCGCACCCAATCCCCAACGACAAAGCCAGATGTAACCCTCTCCAGAGTTGATACATTCACCCTTTGCGGGTTGTGCATTCTGTGGATTCGAACGAGAACAAATCCACCTCGATCAGTGTCCTTCTCCAGACCAACTATAGTTCCTTCTGGCACGTCCATTGATTTTGCCTTGCAACTGTTCACTATCTTCCTCGAACGGACTGTATCACCCACTTGGAAATGATCCTTAGAGAGAAACCATGAAGTGTAGCCACTGCTATCTGATTTTTCTAGGAAACTTCTGCTTCCAAGGCCAATCCATTCTCCATCATTGCTAATAGCATTCTGTGAGCTGCAATTCGCAATTGCAAAATTTGTAAATTGTCATCAAACTAaatgagatatatcaaacaTCATCTTCATGCTTGGACTAAAGCAGCGGATTGCTAATCCGTTGTACGGACAAAGTAGTTTTCAAAGTAATGCAACTTGGTACCCAAATTTTACAGAAAAAGTTTTACTGGTACCCATAATACTATTACAAATGCATTGGTTCCTCATTCTTTTGTCGGGTTACAGGCGTGAAGGGAATGAGGGAGGTTACTACTTTGCTAACGAAAATACTGTCAACATAAGCATATCCAGGCTATTAGGATTCATTGCCTAGGTTTTATAGACCAAGGTATTCCCGATATAGACCTTAATGAAAGGGAGTAAATGGAAGCTCCCAAATCTTGGTTTTATAGCTTGCATAATTACGTCCTAAATACTAATGAACAGTTCAGGCAAAGTGTGGACCATTTATTGCAATACCACTGACTATGGAATTAGTGCCCCTACTCTATTAGCTCTAAATGGCAAGCATTGGTGCATAATTATTTATCTCTACTCGGAGCTGAAACCAAAACTTCTCTTCCTGATTCTTCATCTGGGAAAGGAGGCAAACATGGGACTAGAAAAGGGGCCCTTCAAGTGCTAAATGTTGAACTATGTTGCATGGACACTTCATTGGAGATCACGTACCGACTCTGAAACTCTTTGGACACATGTCTGGCACTCAAATCCAAAGTGTCCTATCTTTCTTAACATGTTTCACTCAGACACTCCTGCGACAAATATGCTTCAAACGCTTTCGAGACATTCTATGGATCTTGCCATACACCTCGGAATTTTAAACGAGATAGTAGACTCCAGTTAAAGTTAAGGGAAGTCTTTCTTTTTAGTGTGACAGATGATGATTTATTGAATATACAACACATATATGATAAACATTTTCTATTGATAATGCATTTGTGATAATGTAATGATGAATCAGATTTAAGGTAAATACGGTGCCCTGTCACATATTTGCAATTAGAGCCTTAATTTCTTTAATGTTTATCAAAGAATAGAATAGATAAATATGTTTCAAAATGTATCGTGCCCTTCCATTCTTTAAAATTTGCGTGCTGGAGCGTTGGTTTCATGTCTATGTTATTTGATACAGAGATGTTAATCAAGCGGTCCCCTGAAGAATCAGACTAAAAGTTGGTTGAGGTCCAGAAAAGATGGGTATCCCTCAACAAGCTTCAGGACGGATATGACCCTAGGCAAAATACTCTCACATTTTCTCTATCACTAGCATACGTATCTGGATCTCAAAAGGGTGAATCTTCATCCCTATCACGAAACTCGGATTCTGGATATCGATTTCCTCTATTTATAGAGGATCTTGTTTCACCATTTCATTACATTTACATTGGCCAACATAAAGGTAAATGGAGAACATCCACATAAAAATCTAAGCTTGCTCAGGAAGTTGAATTTCCAGTTTACTGAATATAGTTCACTCGGTTTCAATTCACATCCTCCTGTTAAGTAGCTAGGTTAGTCATACGATAAACTTGGTATCAAAACCAACAATCTTCGATTCCCGACACACTATTTTGATGACAATGAATACAGTGTCGGAACAAGTCAAGGGAACGAGTAAATCAGGGAAGGAAATAAACAGATATATCGATTGTAGGGGAGGGATGAAAGGTGCCCTTGATTGAGCTCAGGAGAAAACGGATTCATGCAGTCGTTCAAAAATGATTGACTTGAGGCTCaatttggtttgctttggtttcatttggtttgggAGAGATGGAACGTAACGAGGTTAAAAATGAAGGGGGGGAAATCTTCAGAGCTGAAAATATGCACCAGTTGACAATGATCTTATCATGGCTCAGTCCTGCTTACATATTTTGAGAAGAGACATTGATACATACCTTTCAAATGCGTGTATTATATCTGCCATTAGAGGACGATTCCGGAGATCATACTCAAAACACCCATTGATAACATTCTCAACTGCAGGAGGCAGCCCCTTTGGAAGCTGTGGTTTTTCTTGTTTCACCACAACTGAGTCATATATTTCTGCAATTGACATACCGAACCAGGGTTGAACACCAGTCAACATCTCAACAATGCTGCATCCAAACCCCCAAGTATCGGTCTCAAAGGTGATTGGACCTCTTACTTCTGGTTCCCATTGTTCTGGAGCCATGTAATTTGGGGTCCCAATCCTGAGAGCCAAATCCAAGTTGGGCAGTGGAATACCCAGAAGTAGGTAAGGGATCCCGAAATCTCCCAGGATAACTTGATTGTGTTCATTAAGAAGGAAGTTAGAAGGCTTGAGGTTTAGCACCAACAACCCAATTGAGTGCAATCCTTCAATTCCTTTAGCCAAATCAATCCCATGCCTGACAAAATTAGGTTTCCATGAGGGCAGGCACATCATCTAAACTAGGACATTCTAGAAAGAAAGTTATATCCCCAAGCAAATCACCTCAAGACGTTAGGCAGTGGAAGTTTTCCTCCTTTCAGCTGTGCCATGCAATCACCAACCGATCCCTCGTAGAACTTCATGGCTATGCAAATCTGGCAAAACATCACCAAGTGGATTGTTACTGTTGTTATAGCAACAGAGAAGAAAAGCACATTATTGCACATATAAGAAGTCAAAGAAAGTACCTTCCCAGATAATATTGAGATGCCATGCAACCAGCAAACACCTGAATGTCTCCGTAACTTCGGAAATAGTTCCTCAAACTTATTCAAGAACTTTTGCATGTGATCCTTCTCTACTGTATGTAACATTTTAACAGCCACTTCATGATATTCATCGAAATCAGCACCAGATTGGTGGTGTGTTGCcaaccaaacatcaccaaacgGCCCTCGCCCAATCCGATGCTTCAGTTTCAATGATGCAGGATCAATCCATGGGCTGATCAGAGGGGGTGTAGCTGCTACAGTTCGAAGGTGGTCAGGATCCCCTTCATAAAGTTCATAGTCAAAAGAAACAGCTGGTGTGGATTCTCCAATCTCTTCAGCCATTTCTGCTTCTGAAGggcataacaaaaaaagagCATGTGACTATCAAGTCCATGCCATCTGATGTGGAAAGTAAATGGTCAAGATACCAGCCAGGGAGCAATATGTATTGCTAATATGTGCTGAAGTGATGATTTCCATTTATTTAACATGGACAAAATTCGAAACCACAAAGCAAACCCGTGCAGAAAGATATTAACATCTTTCGGGACTGTTTCATGGAAGTGAGGAGTTGAGACCCATGCAGTTCACATTTTATCAACTGATTCAACTGTATCTTCTTCTATTCTTTTCTTGAATAATGAGAACACAACACGAAATCATTTCAGTGAAAATAGAATAAAGGGGGCTCAGAATTTGGAACATAGAAAAGGTGTTCTCTTAAGTGAAAAAGGATCCATTTAATTTTACCTAGAGGTTCTCAAACCCCACCAAGAAGGGCATTCTGTTAGATCACTTAGAGAATTCCCAGACATGAAACTCATTAGACTTCACAAGAAGTTGATGAGAACCCACTGTCAGCCCCATTTAATAAGAGAGATAGAACACTTTCTTTCCTCATGTCATGACTATAACGAACAACCACAgtcatcaaaaataaaattacagaTTACTCAATCTAAAAAACTTCCACCCTGTATGAATCCCAGTAAAGGGGGTCCAGCAGCAGGGGTAGATTGGGTAAAGATCTACACCTTGGCACTATACGCACAAACCGGCTAATTGTATATTCCCCCAGCTAAATAGTGCAACTGCTCCATTTGCTTGCTCACTTTGCTAGGCTCATTTGTACACAACCAACATCATCTATACAGAGACTCGGATGTTGCATAAAATTCAATTCATTTACACTTTACATTCTAAATCCAGCTTCAAATTCAGCTCAGTCAAACTGAAACTTAACAGAACGCTTCATTAGTGGATAATTTTTCGATTTCAGAAGAATTTCTGCAAACTGAATTGTATATCCCATCTTACAAGCAAAGGGGTCACACTCCGTTGGTAATAACAAACTTCTATTCCTGTTTTCACACAACCTAAAAAGTTCAAGCCAGAATAATCATTGTCTAGCTCAATTAAACCAACAACAGTAATCATAAAAACACGAACTTCACTCGTAGAAGTACGCGAACTTCACTCGTAGAAGCTAAACAAGGAAGATAGACAGATAAAATTAGCCCCAAGTAGGTTAGCTTGGTTAGTTGGTGGGTTTGCTGTTCGATTCTTGGGGTCGAATCGAAATAAAGTAATTTCTTATGAATTTCATAATCATGGCGGGGATGACCTGCCTTTACCGAACCAGGGAGGGATTAGTCGAGTATGCGTAAGCTGGCTCGAACAGCCCTGACCATATAGGTCAAATTGATTAGAACAACCACTTCATAAGCTGAAAACATTGAAACTTTATCATCAGTAGCTTCAGATGCATATAGTTACCAGAAGAGAGGAAATTAACAGTACTTGTAAAACTGCaaattcgaaaccctagaaataTGGTACTACCtttagaagaagaagacgacgaaggaggaggaggagcaaatTGGTCGTTTCCTGGAGGAAAAGCGGTCAACAGAGCTCTACCAGTCAGGTCAGGGCCAGGTGTCTAACTCTCATTCCCATGGACGCCAAGCCAAGCTGTTAATTACGGAAGCGGGACACTTATCCATCCAGTGAAGATGGAATCTGTACAAATttgaagtgagagagagagagagagagagattgtaggTCGTTTGTTATTTTCACATTTCCTTTTTTATATTCagagtacattttttttttaggtaaaaAAATGTATACACTTTTAGGTTCCGTTCCAAaacaacttcttaaaaaataagtatttattttatatttttcaacttaaaaataatgtaaatgaaaaataattttttaattttttttgcactgtattaaagatctcaatgagatctatcaaacaagatttatatttataagaaaattatttacataaacacatgatttttaagtttgaaattttatttttaaaaaataaatatttattttcctttcaggAACGGAGCCgtaatactaaaaaataaagaaggagTGTAAATATCAAAAAAGGTTGTGTGAAAATTAATTCTCTAATTTGCGGGGGTTGGGGGAATAAAAAATCTTGGACGTGATTCGGATCTGTAAATGATTATATGTctattttttaaattgcatGAGAGAATACAAGTATCATAATTATATGAGAGAATATAACATTGGATAATACAAGTATCGTAATGATTATTTTATCTGTTTTCCCACATAAAACTTTTGCTTTTTCCGCTCTCACAAGATTATGTAGTATTTAGCGTCTGTTTGCAAAAAATCTTGAGAGCAAATTATAATcagtcttgctattgtcagctcaaTCGGCTGGCGATAAACACACTATAATACAAGAAAAACATGAATTTATGTGTACTTTTTTATActatttaatacacattcacactctCACTATTATCAGCccgattttagaattttccaattaTAAAAggcttcaaaaaaatttgcagtGGATTATTTGCTGCAGATTCTCGAAGCGGCTTCCAAATATCACCAGCCTTTTTAATGCTAATATTTTTTAGAAGTTACGACTTCCACTACTTTTATAAATTCTAAGAAGTTGTGATTAGCGTAAAAGACAAATATTTCATTCCATTCTAACAATAACCCTTTGGTCGAGGACAAAAACTAATTCATACCAAGAATCTATTTTTTATACAGTAGATTTTATGACAAACGCTACTTTTCAGCTTCCGTAACATTTAAACTTATATCAATCCAAAATTTGTAGCAAACAATCTACACTCTAAAATCTAGGGGGAGAAAACACTATCGCAACACACCCCGTGTAAGTTTTTCCTCAACAAATCGAACATCCACTGGATTTTCAATCGCTATcgatttttattttcagttgctacagaggtttttttttttttttttttttcattttttgtttttcctatcGAGGTGACAACAACGACAAGGTCCCCAGTCCCTGCCAGACATTCCCATCGCATGTTGCCAACAGTAAAGCTCATGACCTGGGTTGCGTGGTGAAGGTTTCAAATGcaaaattgtttgtttccaaagcaTTCTACTATCTTGGATCATTACTCTCCCATGAGTCCCATTCGAAAAGACAGAAACTGCACAATAGCACTTCATTGTCGGAAGACTTTTCCTTCTGCCATTCCTCCATGAAAATAATCCTAGTCAATATTTTCACTGCCACAAAGATGCCTAATGACTATTGGTGCTTCCGAAAACCGTGGTCTACTCGCCAGCCTGGCCCTGAGATTTTCGGGGCCCTAATCGGAGTTTGGAAATGGAGTCTCTCATGTTTTCTGTATATTAATAATTATTAGTATATGTTCGATATGGGAAACAAGATAGTCTTGTGGTTCTGGCACAATAGAACTTTAAATCGTGAGTTCGAGTTTTAAGAGAGTCATTTCATAACCATTTTTGTACCAGTTCCAAAACTGTTGGCATTAAAAATGAAAGGGTGGCGAAGAGTTGGGATCCAATGTTTACATCATGCGTGCCTCAACACTGTGCCACATTCACATCATTGTAAAATATTTCACATATACATTGTATTTAATATATTCCACAACTTGGGGGCCCAATTATTGGGTCCTAAACTGAAGGCTCTAGGCGATCGCTTGGTGAATCTATGCTCAGGACTGGGCTTGCTACTCGGCGTAATTAGAAGTCATGCAATGTTTAATCAAGCATTAAAGATGGGAAAACTCAGCTTTCAAGTAAACGATAACCGGAAAGGATTTCGCAATCTTACCGGAAGCCATACTCGTACATGGAACACATCAAAGTAATGGAGATCACATTGCTATGAAAGGAAAAAAGGTTGATACAATTTGCAAACGTCTAGTGAAACCTGCGATGCTGAACTACATGATTATTAGCAGTCTGATCATCTATGGATTCCCCTGGACAAATTATATTACGTCAAAAAGTGAATAGGACTCAATCAGAACCTCTTCCTCAACAAGTTCCGATCGAGTAATCAAAACTCTTTCTGTTGGTGCGTCAGGTGCTATTTTCTACCGGTGTTATGGCTGATCATCCGGCTTCATCACCCTTATAATGCGGGGAAAATCTCGAAGAACGACTCTGGCCTACAAACCCCTTTCTTGCAGAAGTTCTCAGTTTGGAGTACGAAAGCCGACCGTTCAAGGAGTGAGcgaacttgaattttggcattgGAACTTCCTCCTCATCTTCGTAATGACAGGGCTTGAAGTTGTTCTCATCTTCATCAATATGGCGGTTGTCATTCGTACTGGCATGATCGCCGTCTACATGAGCATTTTCTCTCGAGAACTTCCTGTTGAATAATGCATTTAGTTCCATATCGCTGGAGATTAAA
This DNA window, taken from Rhododendron vialii isolate Sample 1 chromosome 8a, ASM3025357v1, encodes the following:
- the LOC131335400 gene encoding E3 ubiquitin-protein ligase KEG-like, with protein sequence MAEEIGESTPAVSFDYELYEGDPDHLRTVAATPPLISPWIDPASLKLKHRIGRGPFGDVWLATHHQSGADFDEYHEVAVKMLHTVEKDHMQKFLNKFEELFPKLRRHSGVCWLHGISILSGKICIAMKFYEGSVGDCMAQLKGGKLPLPNVLRHGIDLAKGIEGLHSIGLLVLNLKPSNFLLNEHNQVILGDFGIPYLLLGIPLPNLDLALRIGTPNYMAPEQWEPEVRGPITFETDTWGFGCSIVEMLTGVQPWFGMSIAEIYDSVVVKQEKPQLPKGLPPAVENVINGCFEYDLRNRPLMADIIHAFESSQNAISNDGEWIGLGSRSFLEKSDSSGYTSWFLSKDHFQVGDTVRSRKIVNSCKAKSMDVPEGTIVGLEKDTDRGGFVLVRIHRMHNPQRVNVSTLERVTSGFVVGDWVRMIEENNHHSSVGILHSIQRNGTVAVGFLGLETLRKGHISELQMAEAYYVGQFVRVKENILTPRFDWPQKRGGAWATGKISRILPNGCLVVRFPGRLPGDVSSSYFADPSQVERVSFDSCPGIVEKYQHAEDFHWVVRPLAITIGLLTALTLGFFVGGNVRARLKKGKRNQQQGDGNTQDGQSGGNSAWLPPPVANILFREGPPTATAR